The Terriglobus tenax genome contains a region encoding:
- a CDS encoding enolase C-terminal domain-like protein, with product MNDIRIERIRTIDLRFPTSREAIGSDAVNKDPDYSAAYCILETNTGLEGHGLTFTLGRGTDLVVQAVEFLGRKLVNRSLASIVENMGAFSRELTGESQFRWLGPEKGVTHLATAAVLNAVWDLWAKAVGKPVWQLLAEMEAEQIVSCIDFQYIDDLLPQEEALAMLQQSAKTMAERKEILLRDGYPAYTTSVGWFGYSEEKIRRLAREGLADGWTHFKLKVGGDALEDLRRGHIVREEIGWENKLMVDANQRWGVLEAIRSTNQLAELKPWWMEEPTSPDDILGHARIRRECKPVRIATGEHCHNRVMFKQLLQAEAIDVCQIDSCRVAGVNENLAIILMAAKAGVVVCPHAGGVGLCEYVQHLSAFDYLRVSGTMQDRVIEYVDHLHEHFLDPVRIERGRYRMPVTPGYSIQVKPETLEQYAFPAGSVWSE from the coding sequence TTGAACGACATTCGCATTGAACGGATACGCACCATCGATCTTCGCTTTCCCACATCGCGCGAGGCAATCGGCTCCGATGCGGTGAACAAGGATCCGGACTATTCCGCTGCTTATTGCATCCTGGAAACCAACACCGGTCTCGAAGGGCATGGACTCACCTTCACGCTTGGCCGTGGCACGGATCTTGTGGTGCAGGCTGTAGAGTTCCTGGGACGCAAGCTGGTGAATCGTTCGCTTGCTTCGATCGTGGAGAATATGGGAGCGTTCTCGCGTGAATTGACGGGAGAGTCGCAGTTCCGCTGGCTTGGCCCGGAAAAAGGTGTCACCCACCTTGCAACGGCGGCTGTGTTGAACGCCGTATGGGACCTGTGGGCGAAGGCCGTTGGAAAGCCCGTGTGGCAGTTGCTGGCTGAGATGGAGGCGGAGCAGATCGTCTCCTGCATCGACTTCCAGTACATCGACGATCTGCTGCCGCAGGAAGAGGCGCTTGCCATGCTGCAGCAGAGCGCGAAGACGATGGCGGAGCGCAAGGAGATTCTTCTGCGCGATGGGTATCCCGCGTATACCACCTCGGTGGGCTGGTTTGGATACAGCGAAGAAAAGATCCGCCGCCTGGCGCGTGAAGGGCTTGCCGATGGCTGGACACATTTCAAACTGAAGGTCGGCGGCGATGCTCTGGAAGACCTGCGTCGCGGCCACATTGTGCGGGAAGAGATTGGCTGGGAGAACAAGCTGATGGTCGATGCCAATCAGCGCTGGGGAGTTCTGGAGGCCATCCGCAGCACCAACCAGCTTGCGGAGCTGAAGCCTTGGTGGATGGAAGAGCCCACCAGTCCGGATGACATTCTTGGCCACGCGCGTATCCGCCGCGAGTGCAAGCCCGTGCGTATTGCAACAGGGGAGCACTGCCATAACCGCGTGATGTTCAAGCAACTGCTGCAGGCCGAAGCGATTGACGTCTGCCAGATTGACAGCTGCCGCGTTGCAGGCGTGAATGAGAACCTCGCCATCATCCTGATGGCGGCGAAGGCCGGTGTGGTGGTGTGTCCGCATGCCGGTGGCGTAGGGCTTTGCGAATACGTGCAGCATCTGTCGGCCTTCGACTATCTGCGCGTCAGCGGCACCATGCAGGACCGCGTGATCGAGTATGTCGACCACCTGCACGAGCACTTCCTTGATCCTGTCCGCATTGAACGTGGCCGCTACCGTATGCCGGTAACGCCGGGATACAGCATCCAGGTCAAGCCAGAGACGCTGGAGCAGTACGCCTTCCCCGCGGGAAGTGTCTGGAGTGAATAG